Genomic window (Salvelinus fontinalis isolate EN_2023a chromosome 3, ASM2944872v1, whole genome shotgun sequence):
TGTGTGAGATGGTCTGAGGGGAGGTTGTATTAGGCCTGTGTGAGAGGGTCTGAGGGGAGGTTGTATTAGGGCTGTGTGAGAGGGTTTGAGGGGAGATTGTATTAGGGCTGTGTCAGAGTGTCTGAGGAGAGGTTGTATTAGGGCTGTGTGAGAGTGTCTGAGGGGAGGTTGTATTAGGGCTGTGTGAGAGGGTCTGAGGGGAGGTTGTATTAGGGCTGTGTGAGAGGGTCTGAGGGGAGGTTGTATTAGGGCTGTGTGAGAGTGTCTGAGGGGAGGTTGTATTAGGGCTGTGTGAGAGGGTCTGAGGGGAGGTTGTATTAGGGCTGTGTCAGAGTGTCTGAGGGGAGGTCGTATTAGGGCTGTGTGAGAGGGTCTAAGAGTAGGTTGTATTAGGGCTGTGTGAGAGGGTCTGAGGGGAGGTTGTATTAGGCCTGTGTGAGAGGGTCTGAGGGGAGGTTGTATTAGGGCTGTGTGAGAGGGTCTGAGGGGAGGTTGTATTTGGGCTGTGTGCTCTGGAGGAAGAGCCTGCATCACAATAATAAAGCGATTGGGGCCTCAAACGCCAAAAAAAAACACATCCGATTAGAGAGCAGAGATGCATGTCAACATGCCAGCTAACACAGCAGATAATGAGATAAACTTTATTTAATGCATGTCTAGCATCACTAAACACAATAATGGAGAATTATCCCAGCACATCATTATACAACCACAAGAACAAAGCCGATGTTAAAAGATTAGACTCTTTGCACACGTGTTTTGAGTTCAGCTGTGAACAGTGGTGAGACGTGCAAGATAATGGGTCAACACTATTCTGTGAGCAGCCATTTAACCGCATGCATGTGGTACAGTACAAAGCAATGACAGCCACttgacctcctcctctcctcctggatTGAGCTGGGACATCTAGCTGGGACATCCTGTGAACCGGGGCTCTAAAGGACAGGCCATTTGGATGTGATTAAAATGCATTAGAGATCCTAAAACCCATGCTGCTCCCCAAGCTATCAGGTAATTTGAAAGAGTTCCAGCGAGTTTAAGACGGGCAGATGTTTTCAGTTTAAGCCAAGCATCTGTTTATGCAGACACACTTCATGTTTTAAAAACCCACAAAGGACCTTCAATAGATTTTATGGTGCAGTATTAGCTGGAGGAGTCAGCTTTGTAATTGTGCCGCTGCAGTTAATAAGCAGATTGGTCACAAGCAGCGTTCTCATTCTGCACAAAATGCTTACTAAACATGGTCATTAGGTGTCTGCATACAGTGTTACTATTTGTTCTACTGTACTGCGGTCTAGGCAGGAGTGTCACCAATTTAATTTTAGCATACTGTGGTTAAGTCCTCTTAAAATGTCAAGATCCAGTTTTCATACAATAGTTTAGCCTAACGTTCACAATCAAAAGCTTTCGTGTTTTTTCACAAATACTCTCCATATGCATTTTCATATAAACCAGTATAACTTTGTAACTCTCAGCAAACAATACAACAGCATTACATGAGCTCAGTGTCTCAGACAACTGGGCTGTGACTTTCTTCTTGTTTGTACAGCAGGATTGCACTGTTGGTCCTCACATCTGATAACAGAAAATAAATGTTTAGCGAGTAGAGAAACATAATAACCCTCGGTGTCCATGGTGATGAAGAGTAGACGGGCCCTGTCTGCCTGACCTCCCAGAGAAACATAATAACCCTCGGTGTCCATGGTGATGAAGAGTAGACGGGCCCTGTCTGCCTGACCTCCCAGAGAAACATAATAACCCTCGGTGTCCATGGTGATGAAGAGTAGACGGGCCCTGTCTGCCTGACCTCCCAGAGAAACATAATAACCCTCGGTGTCCATGGTGATGAAGAGTAGACGGGCCCTGTCTGCCTGACCTCCCAGAGAAACATAATAACCCTCGGTGTCCATGGTGATGAAGAGTAGACGGGCCCTGTCCGCTTGACCTCCCAGAGAAACATAATAACCCTCGGTGTCCATGGTGATGAAGAGTAGACGGGCCCTGTCTGCCTGACCTCCCAGAGAAACATAATAACCCTCGGTGTCCATGGTGATGAAGAGTAGACGGGCCCTGTCTGCCTGACCTCCCAGAGAAACATAATAACCCTCGGTGTCCATGGTGATGAAGAGTAGACGGGCCCTGTCTGCCTGACCTCCCAGAGAAACATAATAACCCTCGGTGTCCATGGTGATGAAGAGTAGACGGGCCCTGTCCGCTTGACCTCCCAGAGAAACAGATGATGCATTACTTCATGCTGCTCTTGCTGTGTACTTTACCTAGAGAGAGTGACATACCCACCAATACTCCAGTGTTCATGTACTATTATATGACAAGGACCCATTTCAGATTGAAGTGATCCAAACAGTCAGCCGCCACTTGAGAGGACCATCTTCACGAACAGAGTTCGATGGGAACTACACGGACGAGTGTCCTAGACATGTCCTAGACATGCCATCTCTAACTGTTTCTGTGGTAACAATGACACTACATTGAAATAGACCTGTGAACACGAAAGGCTTTAAGATTTTTTGGTATttcagaaaaaaagaaaaaggaacTGACATGCAGAAGCTGAGGTGTCTGTTGGTATACAACACTTCAGGGGTGGAATCCACAACCCTCAGAGCAGGCATTGTCCACTGTGTACATCACTGTTCTCTGCAGTTAGGACCTCAGCACATAGGCTTAGATTTGCTAACACATACAATACTACACATGCAGCAAGCTAGGTCAATGTCGTGCTGATACAAGGTAACTAGTAAAGGTCATGGTTTGACCCATCTAAAAGTCATGGTTTGACCCCTCTACCATCCTTCAGTGATTGCAAGTCCATAATAAAAAGGATTATTTATTTTGTTCATAGATGATGAAGAGCAGCCATTCTCTCTTAACTGCAAGGTGTGGCTGACTGTTAAAGCCTTGTAAATTCCCAGTTCAACATCAGTCCAGGTCCCCATGTTAGCAACATATTCTTAGGCCTATTTGTTGAACATATGCTGTGCCATGACTGCAGGTTCGCCCAAGCTTAGCCTCCTTGTTCTTCAGCCCCTAACGTTAAGGATAGCTAGCGATAACATATCTCAGAAAGCTCCATAGCCAGCTCCAGAAACTCACCTGTCTCTTGACAGGTGTCAAACAGGCCACAGTCAAAGTCAAAGTTACAGTTGCAGTCATTGCTAGGTATGGCCTCCACTGAGGAGGAGTACTGTCTGTAGGAAGGGCAGCAGCAATAGGTGGCTTCCTCACAGGAGTTTGGCAACATGAGGAACAGATCGTAGAACCTACAGAAGAGGCAGCTCAGGACAATCCCTGCACAGTCAgctgagaggaagagggggaacaTGGGACAACATTAAGAGCGATCAGATTCTAGTACAACATTAaactatacatagataatgctGAACCCTTTAACTTTATAAGTTGTTCATTTTTATTGAATTAATAACTGAAATTAGGACATACTATGAATGTATTAAGATGTCTATTTAAGGACATTATATTCCAAAAAATGTGACAGGAAAATGTTATCTCCTAAAACAAAATGTGCAGCCTAGACAATCCATAACTGTGACCCATTTAAAAGTCTGTGCTGTAATAAATGCTTCCAACAGCCAGCCCCTATACCTTGGGATTTGTCTTCAGGACATAGATCGACTGTGCTCCTAAAAGACCTGCATGCTGTCAGTCCTCACTTATTGTTTTGAACATTTTAAAAGCTTCCACGCTCTCCCTGGGCTTTCCTTTACACATGCATAATTTAGCAAATCACCTCTCACTCCCTTACAGGGAGACAACTGAGGAAGCTGTTTGGAGACGTAATCAATTACCATCAGCCTCTATGGGTCTTTCACTAGGAACATTGTAAAGTTGCACCGTGGCTGCTCTGAAACAACGTGCTGTGGGTCTTCCCAGCACCCTTGCTACCCCCTGGGTGCCATTTAACATGAGGTCACTGGGCTAAAATGATGACCATGAAGAGACAGCAATAATGTGGGTTGTTGCTGAGAAATGCATTGGGAGTTGGTCTTTATAACTGTTAATCAGTTAGAATTAGGGGATAATGCTATAATATAAACAGCTTTGCAACACACAAGTGCAGTATAACTAGATATGCAACATATGCCAGGCTATTTGGATATGTGtccaaatacattaaaaaaaaaaaaaactttcataATCTATCCCATACACCAACATCTCTACAACTTTGTACTGAAACATCATTTTGAATCAATTGCTTAATAAATATGTATCTAATCAGTGCATCGCAATTTTCCTGATCTATGTTTTAAATAATTAAAGTAAATATGCAATCAATTGTGTTGCTTCATTAAGTGACAAGTTTTTACATTATAGGATTTTCTTCTACTGTCGTTTCTGTATCTGAATTATTCACACATTTTAATAATGTATAATAAAAATGCATTTAAACATGCTTACAGCAGAGTAAAATATGAAGCTAGTAATAGGTCGCATTTTAAATTCTTACTAAGTAGTGGGTTACAAACATCAACCAGTAGTCTGTGGCTTGACCATACAGGATGTGAATTGAGTATACAGCTTTGTCTTGAGCTGCTGCATATCCCATTGCTAATGTCCTGACTACCTGTTTCTAGAAGACAATTGCCATGAAACAGAGACCAGTGTTAGGGGAACTTTGTCTTTGTCACTTGGACTGTGGAGTGTATTATAACATTTGAATTGTTCAATCATGAGGCTGGTGTGAATACAACTTGTGTGACTTACCTCCTGGGTCAGTCTgatgagaggaggtggagagagagtctgatgaggaggacttCCTGCTGTACTTGTTCACAGTGAAAAGAGAAGTAGAGCTGTCCTTTTCCCTGGGCCGCTGAGGATCATGGGAGGCCTGGTCTGGGTCAGACTTCCCTGGATCTGTCTCGTTCTCTGGAATGACGCTCAGCTTCCGGACACTGACTGGGGCCTCGCTAAGAACCTCCCCTATCAAACAGGAAATAATATATTCTGGGTATCCACACAAATGAGTATTAATTCCaccaacacgcacgcacacacacaactctgTGGGGGGGACATAATTTGTTATTtttcaatttcagaatgtgggggggacatgtccctcccgtccccagtgaaagttgcgcccctgtccGTTTCCATAAAAATAAACTGTCATTCACAAAATACTTAACAGGGAAGCAGGATACACTGAAAAACAATGTAGCTATCCAGTGGGGGAAATTATTGATTGAAAACTCTTATAAAGAGTTTAGATTGAATAACCTCCCTTGAACTTGACCACTGTCCATTCCCCAGCACAGAATAACATCTAGGCTTGGTTTTAAACTATCCTCTATTGCAGCATAGTTTCCACAGCATAAATGTACACAGTGATGAAACCAGACATGCATGTCCAGCTGTTAGGGGCTTTAGCAGGTACCACTCTACAGTTTGGTTCCACTCTATCTTGTGATAGAGATGTGTGGTGGTCTAGGTAATTCAGTATAATTTCTGTACCTTGTAGTGTGCAAACTATGACTTCCTTGAACACTATTAGTGCTAACATTACTTAGAACGTTGCTGTATGTCTATATTTTCCAGCAATGCTAATCACTGAGAAGTGGTAGGAAGTGTGTATTTGTAACTTGTTCAATGTGCACAACTTATTTATTCTGAAAGCTAAGCCGCAGTGATGTACTGTATATCCcagttttggtatatttcactttgATTCTGATGATCTCATCAGTTGTATCTCCAGTTTTACAGGGAACAGAATAGTTGATCAATCTGCTTTTCACAGACCGATTTCAATGCTTATTAATGAATTATTGCTTTGACTGCTCTACCCTGTTTATTTTTCTACCACCTATTCTAAATTACTTATTTACCATAACTTTTGTCTCccttttatttaacatttaatgTCCTATGATTTATTAACATGTTGGACACATTTTCCAAACAGGAATACACATAATTTTTTCTATACTAAATAGTCAAAAGGAGATATAGTAGAAATATGCATGGAGTTACAGAATCAATGAAGTCTGCCGCGTACCAGAGCTGAAAATCATTGAGATGCCCCTGGGTAAGCTAATAAATGAGGTAACTACTGCAGCTGGTCTGTGCCCATTAGCTAATAGAGAAATAAGGCCTGCAGGCATGAGATACATTTTTTAACTGTTGCCTCCATGCTACACTTTCTACAATGCCTCTTTCAGAATCACAAAGCTTTTTTCATGAAAAGTTGGGATGTAACTAGCTGCACTACAggaccaaagtatgtggacacctcttaacagcctccactcttctgggaggctttccactagatgttggaacattgctgcggagatttgcttccattcagccacaagagcattagtgaggtcggctgctgatgttgggctattaggctcgcagtcagcattccaattcatcccaaagatgtttgataggtttgaggtcagggctctttgcaggtcagtcaagttcttccacaccgatctcgacaaaccatttctttatggacctcaTTTTATGCTcataggcattgtcatgctgaaacaggacactgccttccccaaactgttgccacaaagttggaagcacagaaccaTATACAATGTTATTGTATGCTTGAgtcttaagatttcccttcactggaactaaggggcctaggctgaaccatgaaaaacagccccagaccattattcctcctccaacaaactttacagttggcactatgcattggggcaggtagcattctcctggcatctgccaaac
Coding sequences:
- the mdfic2 gene encoding myoD family inhibitor domain-containing protein 2, translating into MELARGIAGVHDVCMMIPENSVHKEPDHPLTVSTAMDLMADQKTRTEEERGKEMERKGGNKCSLVRDGEVLSEAPVSVRKLSVIPENETDPGKSDPDQASHDPQRPREKDSSTSLFTVNKYSRKSSSSDSLSTSSHQTDPGADCAGIVLSCLFCRFYDLFLMLPNSCEEATYCCCPSYRQYSSSVEAIPSNDCNCNFDFDCGLFDTCQETGEFLELAMELSEICYR